Within the Plasmodium relictum strain SGS1 genome assembly, chromosome: 12 genome, the region GAAAAAAGGCCTTTTGagaaaaaaatggaaaatgcAATTTTATTTAGTGGGACATCTAACCCTACATTAAGTCAAAATATAGCAGATCATTTAGGTACTATTTTAGGAAgagtaaatttaaaaagatttGCTGATGGAGAAGTATCAATGCAATTTCTGGAGAGTATAAGAGGAAAAGATGTTTACATTATACAGCCGACTTGCCCACcagtaaatgaaaatttaattgaATTGTTATTAATGATATCAACATGCAGGAGAGCATcagcaaaaaaaattactgcTGTTATTCCATATTATGGATATGCAAGGCAAGATAGAAAATTAAGTTCAAGAGTACCAATATCAGCAGCTGACGTGGCAAGAATGATAGAAGCTATGGGAGTTGATAGGGTAGTAGCTATTGATTTACATTCAGGTCAAATTCAGGGATTTTTTGGACCTAGAGTTCCAGTTGATAATTTAGAAGCCCAGTTAATAGGTTTAGATTATTTCacaaaaaaagatttatatAAACCTGTTATAGTATCACCTGATGCAGGTGGAGTTTATAGGGCAAGAAAATTTCAAGATGGCTTAAATCACAGAGGTATAAGTGAGTGTGGTATAGCAATGTTAATAAAACAAAGAACTAAACcaaatgaaatagaaaaaatggaCTTAGTAGGAAATGTTTATGACTCTGATGTTATTATTGTTGATGATATGATTGATACATCAGGTACATTATGTGAGGCAGCAAAACAATTAAAGAAGCATGGTGCTAGAAGGGTTTTTGCTTTTGCTACTCATGGATTATTTTCTGGTCCAGCAATTGAAAGAATTGAAAATTCTCCCCTTGAAGAAGTTGTTGTTACAGATACTgttaaatcaaataaaaatattgatagCTGTAAAAAAATTACCAAATTAAGTGTTTCAGTTCTTGTCGCTGATGCTATTAGAAGAATTCATCAAAAAGAATCATTAAATgatctttttaatattaaaggttaataaaatagaaagtCTTGCTTTTAAGTCATTTTTAAAGTATGAAGttttataaaagtatttCCAAAAAtgtatctttattattattattattattatatatatatatat harbors:
- a CDS encoding phosphoribosylpyrophosphate synthetase, putative, which encodes MNPLLFKKCKINLFKNNRIFNKENYGIKLALLVSSGIGCYFLSSESNRKELRRCCMDLKKNINKILYNNKNYILLENSVFCDNANNHYHPLWRSEEKRPFEKKMENAILFSGTSNPTLSQNIADHLGTILGRVNLKRFADGEVSMQFLESIRGKDVYIIQPTCPPVNENLIELLLMISTCRRASAKKITAVIPYYGYARQDRKLSSRVPISAADVARMIEAMGVDRVVAIDLHSGQIQGFFGPRVPVDNLEAQLIGLDYFTKKDLYKPVIVSPDAGGVYRARKFQDGLNHRGISECGIAMLIKQRTKPNEIEKMDLVGNVYDSDVIIVDDMIDTSGTLCEAAKQLKKHGARRVFAFATHGLFSGPAIERIENSPLEEVVVTDTVKSNKNIDSCKKITKLSVSVLVADAIRRIHQKESLNDLFNIKG